A genomic segment from Danio aesculapii chromosome 17, fDanAes4.1, whole genome shotgun sequence encodes:
- the phyhipla gene encoding phytanoyl-CoA 2-hydroxylase interacting protein-like a, with protein MEAASLAQGVASPLSPREGMIKNVSLESLQLCERDGKAEDTGVVEMELPVARNIKISNITCDSFKICWDVDPHSTEKITHYFIDLNKKENKNSNKFKHKDVPTKLVAKAVPLPMTVRGHWFLSPRTEYTVAVQTASKQTDGDYAVSEWSDIVEFCTADYSPVHLTQLLQKAEVIAGRMLKFSVFYRNQHEDYFQHCRDVLGGRMMPSVKDNSGSHGSPISGKLEGIFFSCNTEFNTGQPAQDSPYGRFRFQVPAEVLFTPDTRLYFGDFYCMYTAYHYVILVLAPRGSSGDLYCSERLPELDVTNNRFLMRLCGEDGRVVFQHAQDVILELIYTEPLPLALGTVSQISGHQLMSLSTINAKKDPSCKTCNISVGR; from the exons GTAAAGCTGAAGACACTGGAGTGGTAGAAATGGAGTTACCGGTGGCTCGCAACATCAAGATCAGTAACATCACCTGCGACTCCTTCAAGATCTGCTGGGATGTGGATCCGCACAGCACAGAGAAGATCACACATTACTTCATTGACCTGAACAAGAAGGAGAACAAGAACTCCAACAAGTTCAAACACAAG GATGTGCCTACAAAGCTTGTTGCTAAGGCGGTTCCGTTGCCCATGACAGTGAGAGGCCATTGGTTCCTGAGTCCACGGACCGAATACACCGTTGCCGTGCAAACAGCGTCCAAACAGACAGACGGGGACTATGCTGTATCAGAATGGAGTGACATTGTTGAGTTTTGTACAGCAG ATTATTCCCCTGTGCATTTGACTCAGCTGTTGCAGAAGGCTGAAGTCATTGCTGGCAGGATGCTCAAGTTCTCAGTCTTTTACAGGAATCAGCACGAGGATTACTTCCAACACTGCAG AGATGTTCTTGGCGGCCGAATGATGCCCTCAGTGAAAGACAACAGCGGCAGTCACGGGTCACCAATCAGTGGTAAACTTGAGGGCATCTTCTTCAGCTGCAACACAGAGTTCAACACTGGTCAGCCAGCGCAGGACTCTCCATACGGCCGCTTTCGCTTCCAGGTGCCTGCTGAGGTTCTCTTCACCCCAGACACACGCCTTTACTTTGGAGACTTCTACTGCATGTACACCGCCTATCATTACGTCATACTGGTCCTGGCACCGCGGGGCTCCAGTGGAGACCTTTACTGCAGTGAGCGCCTTCCAGAGCTGGACGTGACCAACAACCGATTCCTAATGCGACTGTGCGGAGAGGACGGGCGCGTGGTCTTTCAGCATGCACAGGATGTGATTCTGGAGCTGATTTACACAGAGCCGCTGCCGCTAGCTCTGGGGACTGTCTCTCAGATCAGCGGACACCAGCTCATGAGTTTGTCCACCATCAATGCCAAGAAAGATCCCAGCTGCAAGACCTGCAACATCAGCGTCGGCCGTTAG